The candidate division WOR-3 bacterium DNA segment TGGTGTAAAGAGCTTTCATGCCTTCCGGGCACGCCACGCTGGTGCTGGCAACCTGATTGAAATGGATGTCCATATTCAGGTTGACCCGGAGATCTCGGTGCGGGCAGGGCATGAGATTGCCACCAAGGTTGAAGAGGAGATCAGGCGTTCAAATCCGGATGTAAAAACGGTTGTAGTTCATATTGAACCCCATACCGAACCGGAAACCCAATAGGAGAAAATTTTATCGCCTTCCCATTTTATTTTTCCCGATATCCAGAGGGGGAGTGACCCCCGGGGTGGCTGCAGACCCCCTTCGCATCCCCGCTCACAATTTTCGCTAAAATAGCCATTGTTAAAGGGGGCTTACACCCAGATGGGGTGTTCGTATTGACTTTTGGGTCTGATTTTCTAACATTTTTAATCTATGACAGAAAGTAACTTCCTGAGACTGTGCTGGAAACGGCGCTCGGTTCGCCGCTTCAGTGAGCGCCCGGTTGAAAGGGAGAAACTGAACCTCTGCCTTGAGGCGGCAAGGCTGGCACCTTCAGCAGACAACGGTCAGCCCTGGCGGTTTATCGTCTTTGACGACCCAGAAAAGAAACAGGCGCTCGGCAATGCGGTTTTCAAGGGCGTTTTTCTCGCCTCCAAGCACTTTGCGCGCGCACCGGTCTTGGTTGCCCTTTTGATAAAGGAGAACATCCTAATCAACCGGCTGGGTGGCGGTGCTGCGGGCAATCAGTTTCAGTTGATTGATGCGGGGATTGCCGGAGAGCATTTTGTCCTTGCGGCAACTGAACAGGGTCTTGGCACCTGCTGGATTGGCTGGTTTGACTCCCGCGCACTTTTGCGCCACCTCGGTCTGGGGCGGGGCTATCGGGCAGTGGCATTGATTGCGGTTGGCTATCCGGCTGAGGAGCGTGAGCGTGCAACTGTGAAGCGCAAGCCCTTGGAGAAAATCGCCTTCTGGAACTCAGCACCAAAATAGGTCTTTCTCTTCATTGACAAAAGGGCGCAAACGGCTAATTTAATCCTGATAATGGCAAACAAAGGAGCGAAAGGATGAAACAGAAAAGGGTTTTAGTTCTTGAAGGCAGCCCGAGAAAGGGGAACACCGCGCTTGTTACCGACTGGGTCCTTGAGGGTCTGGGCAAAAAGGGGATTGAGGTCAACCGTATCCAGGTGAGCAAGTTGAACATCGCCGGCTGTCAGGAGTGCTTTCACTGCACCAATTACAAAAATCGCGCCGGCTGCCAGCAGGATGATGATATGCTGGAGATATTTGACCTTCTGGTTGACAGCGATTTGACCATCTGGACAAGCCCGATCTTCTGCTGGGGTGTCACCAGCCAGTTGAAGACCGCTGTTGACCGCTGCTTTGCCCTCTTGACCGGTGAAAACCTTTTAAGGGGAGCAAAATGGGCGGTTGTCATCACCGCTGGTGGTGACCATTATGATGGTGCCGATTTGGCAGTGGCGATGTTCCGGCGTCTTGCCGAGTTTGGCAAGGTGAAATACTTGGGTCATTATGTTGTTGCCAACTGCCCTGAGCCGAAGATATTAAAGAAACAGGAGCGCATCGCTGAGGAGGCAAAGAGGTTCGGCAGGGAGCTGCGCCAGCAACTTTTTGATTGATTCTGTGCGGTTTGCCTCCCTTTTCACTGTTATCTTATTCAGTTCGGTTTCAGCCCGGACCGGCGCGGTCAACGGGTTTGTCCGTGATTCTCTCTCTGGTGAGCCGCTTGCCTATGCCAATGTTGAAATCAAAGGCACCGGTCTGGGTGCAACCACCAATGCCAAGGGCTATTTCTATCTTGGCGATGTCCCTGCGGGCAGTTATCAGATTGAGGTCTCATACATCGGCTATGCCACCCACAGCGAGAGGATAACGGTTGCTGAGGGCAGGCTGACCAGCCTCAACATTGAACTCAAGCCCGCACCTTTTGAACTGGGCGAGGTCAAGGTTACTGCGGAAAGGGCGCGCTTTGAAAGGGAGGTGGAGATATCAACAAAAAGGATGGACACCAAACAACTGGTTTTGGTGCCGAAACTTGGCGGTGAGGTTGACATCTTTCGCACCGTGCAACTCCTCCCCGGCGTGATTACCGTTTCTGACTTCTCCAACAAACTTTACATCCGCGGCGGCTCACCTGACCAGAACCTGATTCTCCTTGACGGTATTACCGTTTACAACCCCTCACACCTCTTTGGCATCTTCTCCCCATTTGTGCCCGAGGCGGTGGCTGATGTCACATTGCTTGCCGGCGGCTTTCCTGCCCAGTTCGGCTCCCGGCTCAGTTCGGTTCTTGATGTCACCACCCGCGAGGGCAACTCCAAAAGATACACCGGCGAGGGTTCGGTCTCAATGATTGCTGCCAAAGGGATTTTTGAAGGTCCGATTCCCAAGGGCTCAATCCTCTTTGCCGCAAGAAGGACCTACCTGCCCGATCTCATCTTGACACTCTTTGGTGCTGAGGGTCTGGGCTACTACTTTTACGACCTGATGGGCAAGGCAAACTATTCACTTAATGAAAACCACCGCCTGAGTTTTGCCGGTCTTGGTGCTGAGGATGTCCTCTCCTTCTGGGACCCGGAACAGCCGGACGCATTTAATGTCAGGATGAGCTGGGGCAA contains these protein-coding regions:
- a CDS encoding flavodoxin family protein, with product MKQKRVLVLEGSPRKGNTALVTDWVLEGLGKKGIEVNRIQVSKLNIAGCQECFHCTNYKNRAGCQQDDDMLEIFDLLVDSDLTIWTSPIFCWGVTSQLKTAVDRCFALLTGENLLRGAKWAVVITAGGDHYDGADLAVAMFRRLAEFGKVKYLGHYVVANCPEPKILKKQERIAEEAKRFGRELRQQLFD
- a CDS encoding nitroreductase family protein — encoded protein: MTESNFLRLCWKRRSVRRFSERPVEREKLNLCLEAARLAPSADNGQPWRFIVFDDPEKKQALGNAVFKGVFLASKHFARAPVLVALLIKENILINRLGGGAAGNQFQLIDAGIAGEHFVLAATEQGLGTCWIGWFDSRALLRHLGLGRGYRAVALIAVGYPAEERERATVKRKPLEKIAFWNSAPK